In Nitrospirota bacterium, the following proteins share a genomic window:
- a CDS encoding glycine--tRNA ligase subunit beta has translation MQKDLLLEIGTEEIPARFIPDAVSGIKDIAERLLKENRLSFTAITSYGSPRRLVLIVRGVDEAQEDMVMQVCGPPKSAAYGNDGEPTKAATGFARSQGIDVSQLKVRLTDKGEYIFAEKNETGKQSREILPVLFHNLLSSIAFPKSMRWNETRTRFARPLRWILSIHGAEVIEFEFAGVKSGKVSYGHHFMSPGPFAVNSPDEYVPALKERFVIADHSERRKIVEEQLKAISQEKGGIVRPDDELLKEVAFLTEYPVAVCGRFDERFLALPKDVLITVLREHQRSFLIEKERGDSLPYFVSVSNTMPADLSVIRSGYERVVRARLSDAKFFFDSDCRTTLESCSGKLRQVVFMAKLGTMADKIARLKASAGPLSELLGWRNISSVAERAAYLSKADLMSDMVGEFPELQGVMGREYALRQGEKGEVAMAIFEHYLPRYAGDMLPASKAGKVLAIAEKMDNIAGCFGSGNSPTGSNDPYALRRQALGILHILIKGEHHVALRRVAEICLSSYKDVIAEVKHSDIIRDVIEFFRERLSTLLVNEGYRYDCVRAVISADLDDPYDAFLRITALDRYRMRPEFEALTISFKRVMNIIPPDFNNVFSNDLLKEDEEKDLYQTFKDAENKAIVAKRDYNYWKAFSAIAELKPKVDLFFDKVLVMDKDINIRNNRLSLMSLLGDLFLNFADFRQIVVEGSGGKS, from the coding sequence ATGCAAAAAGACTTACTTCTTGAGATAGGGACTGAGGAGATACCGGCAAGGTTTATTCCTGATGCTGTATCAGGTATCAAAGACATTGCTGAGAGGCTTCTGAAGGAAAACCGGCTTAGTTTTACTGCGATTACATCCTATGGCAGTCCAAGGCGCCTTGTCTTAATCGTCAGGGGTGTGGATGAGGCGCAGGAGGACATGGTAATGCAGGTTTGTGGTCCGCCTAAGAGCGCTGCCTACGGTAATGACGGGGAGCCTACGAAGGCTGCAACCGGTTTTGCCAGGAGTCAGGGGATAGACGTATCACAGTTAAAGGTGAGGCTGACTGATAAGGGTGAGTACATCTTTGCTGAGAAAAATGAGACAGGAAAACAGTCAAGGGAAATCCTTCCTGTGTTGTTTCATAACCTCCTCTCCTCAATTGCCTTTCCAAAATCAATGCGGTGGAATGAGACAAGGACCCGTTTTGCAAGGCCGCTCAGATGGATACTTTCGATTCATGGCGCTGAGGTTATAGAATTTGAGTTTGCAGGCGTGAAAAGCGGAAAGGTGTCTTACGGCCATCACTTTATGTCTCCAGGCCCGTTTGCTGTCAACAGCCCGGACGAATATGTCCCGGCCCTTAAGGAACGGTTTGTTATTGCAGACCATTCAGAAAGGCGAAAGATTGTCGAGGAGCAGTTAAAGGCAATTTCTCAGGAAAAGGGTGGCATCGTCCGCCCGGATGATGAACTCCTTAAAGAAGTGGCATTCCTTACAGAGTATCCTGTTGCTGTCTGTGGCAGGTTTGACGAAAGATTCCTTGCGCTTCCCAAGGATGTGCTCATTACAGTGCTGAGGGAGCATCAGCGTTCATTCCTGATTGAAAAGGAGCGCGGAGATAGCCTCCCGTATTTTGTATCTGTTAGCAATACAATGCCGGCAGACCTGAGTGTCATCAGGTCAGGCTATGAGAGGGTTGTCAGGGCAAGACTGTCTGATGCAAAATTCTTTTTTGATTCAGACTGCCGGACCACCCTTGAAAGTTGTTCAGGTAAACTCAGACAGGTGGTATTCATGGCAAAACTCGGCACCATGGCGGATAAGATTGCAAGATTAAAGGCATCAGCAGGTCCTTTGTCTGAATTATTGGGGTGGCGGAATATTTCATCTGTTGCAGAGAGGGCGGCATACTTATCCAAGGCAGACCTGATGTCGGACATGGTCGGTGAATTCCCGGAGCTTCAGGGGGTCATGGGGAGGGAGTATGCCTTAAGACAGGGTGAGAAGGGTGAGGTTGCCATGGCGATATTTGAACACTATTTGCCCCGATACGCAGGAGATATGCTGCCTGCGAGTAAGGCAGGCAAAGTCCTCGCAATTGCAGAGAAGATGGACAATATTGCAGGGTGTTTTGGTTCAGGAAATTCTCCTACGGGTTCTAATGATCCGTATGCCCTGAGGCGTCAGGCGCTTGGCATTCTCCATATTCTGATAAAGGGTGAGCACCATGTTGCTTTGAGGAGGGTAGCGGAGATATGCCTTTCTTCCTATAAAGATGTTATTGCAGAAGTAAAACATTCTGACATAATAAGGGATGTAATAGAATTCTTCAGGGAGAGGCTAAGCACGCTTCTTGTTAATGAGGGATACAGGTATGATTGTGTCAGGGCCGTCATTTCAGCGGACCTTGATGATCCATATGATGCGTTTCTGAGGATTACAGCATTGGACCGTTACAGGATGAGACCGGAGTTTGAGGCCCTTACAATTTCATTCAAACGTGTAATGAATATAATACCCCCTGATTTTAACAATGTATTTAGTAATGACCTGTTGAAAGAGGATGAAGAAAAGGATTTGTATCAGACTTTTAAGGACGCTGAAAACAAGGCTATTGTTGCAAAGAGGGACTATAATTACTGGAAGGCCTTTTCCGCCATTGCAGAATTAAAACCAAAGGTGGATCTTTTCTTTGATAAGGTGCTGGTCATGGACAAGGACATTAATATCAGGAACAACAGGTTATCCCTGATGAGTTTGCTTGGGGACCTCTTCCTTAACTTCGCCGATTTCCGGCAAATAGTAGTGGAAGGCAGCGGGGGCAAGTCTTGA
- a CDS encoding cysteine synthase family protein, with the protein MLYKSLIEAIGNTPLVELSRLNPNKNVRIYAKLEGANPTGSVKDRIAKYMIESAEQEGRLSKDSILLEPTSGNTGISLGMIARIKGYRLVAVMPECMSIERREILKAYGVEIVLSPGDEGTNGAIRVAKKMAAEDSKYIMLDQYSNPNNPGAHYYTTAAEILRDVQEPIDYFVAGLGTGGTLMGAGRKLKEHNPATQIIAVQPYPKSGLQGLRSLLDGYVPPILDLSKLDCCEFARDEDAFLMVKKLADQEGIFAGISSGAIMHHVIKIVRKMEKGIIVTLLPDGGWKYVSERLWTEDVKVISDKIKGPLW; encoded by the coding sequence ATGCTTTATAAGTCGCTCATAGAGGCAATTGGCAATACGCCGCTTGTTGAGTTAAGCAGGCTTAATCCTAATAAAAACGTCAGGATCTATGCAAAACTTGAAGGGGCTAACCCAACAGGCAGCGTAAAGGACCGTATTGCAAAATACATGATAGAAAGCGCTGAACAGGAAGGCCGCCTTTCCAAAGACAGTATACTTCTTGAGCCCACAAGCGGCAATACGGGAATATCCCTTGGGATGATTGCAAGGATAAAGGGTTACAGGCTTGTTGCTGTAATGCCTGAGTGCATGAGCATCGAAAGGCGTGAGATACTTAAGGCATATGGTGTTGAAATAGTGCTGTCTCCCGGTGATGAAGGTACCAATGGCGCGATCAGGGTTGCAAAGAAGATGGCAGCTGAAGACAGCAAATATATTATGCTGGATCAATACAGCAATCCCAATAATCCAGGCGCCCATTATTATACAACGGCTGCTGAGATACTGAGAGATGTTCAGGAGCCTATAGATTATTTTGTCGCAGGCCTCGGTACAGGCGGTACCCTGATGGGGGCCGGCAGAAAATTAAAGGAGCATAATCCGGCCACACAGATCATTGCGGTACAGCCATATCCGAAGAGCGGCCTGCAGGGACTCAGAAGCCTGCTGGACGGCTATGTGCCTCCTATACTGGATTTGAGCAAGCTTGATTGCTGTGAGTTTGCCAGGGATGAAGATGCATTTCTGATGGTAAAAAAACTTGCGGATCAGGAGGGGATCTTTGCAGGAATATCATCAGGGGCTATAATGCATCATGTAATTAAAATAGTACGCAAGATGGAGAAGGGTATAATTGTAACCCTCCTTCCTGACGGCGGATGGAAATATGTGAGTGAGCGGTTGTGGACAGAGGATGTCAAAGTTATAAGTGATAAAATTAAAGGGCCGTTATGGTGA
- a CDS encoding pyruvate, phosphate dikinase: protein MGKKKFVYFFGDGKSEGRGDMKDLLGGKGAGLAEMTNLGIRVPSGFTITTEACIEYYKNGKTYPEGMWDEALEHLRRIEKTMGHKFGDSTNPLLVSVRSGAKVSMPGMMDTVLNVGLNDSTVQGLARKSDNERFAYDAYRRFITMFGSVVMGVERSKFEDILDEKKDAIKVKEDTGLDAEALKDVVARYKKLVKKDAGRDFPMDPLEQLRMAINAVFDSWYAQRAITYRRIHNLPENMGTAANIVAMVFGNMGETSGTGVAFTRDPNSGEKRFFGECLMNAQGEDVVAGIRTPFPIDELKRLAPAAYDELMDIYKKLEKHYKEMLDIEFTIQEGTLYMLQTRSGKRTAAAAIRIAVEMVEEGLIDKDTAIMRINPDQLDQLLHPMIDPDAKLDVIAKGLPASPGAAVGRAVFTAEDAERMAREGERCVLVRMETSPEDIGGMHAAEGILTSRGGMTSHAAVVARGMGKPCVVGCSDIQVKEKDKYFRANDHIVREGDYITINGSTGETIIGEVGLIKPKLSDSFAAMMKWVDKIRKLKVRTNADTPHDAQVARDFGAEGIGLCRTEHMFFEPDRIKAVREMILADDTDGRKKALAKILPMQKGDFTEIFRVMKGLPVTIRLLDPPLHEFLPHTEQEIDELSRDMGVPPDRLAAKNKTLYEFNPMLGHRGCRLGITFPEIYEMQARAIFEAACELECEGVPVIPEVMVPLVGYPKELQRLKEMIDIVAAEVMKGYKVRIKYQVGTMIELPRAALVADEIAGHAEFFSFGTNDLTQTTLGLSRDDSGKFLPVYVEKGIFDADPFVSLDQDGVGQLVKIGIEKGRSVKSNLKVGICGEHGGDPRSVEFCHRAGMDYVSCSPYRVPIARFAAAQAVIKSK, encoded by the coding sequence ATGGGAAAGAAAAAATTCGTTTACTTCTTTGGTGATGGAAAGTCCGAAGGGCGTGGTGACATGAAAGACCTGCTGGGTGGCAAGGGGGCCGGACTTGCAGAGATGACAAACCTTGGGATAAGGGTGCCTTCCGGTTTTACCATCACGACCGAGGCCTGCATTGAATATTATAAGAATGGAAAGACATATCCTGAAGGTATGTGGGATGAGGCCCTTGAACACTTGCGCAGGATTGAAAAGACCATGGGGCATAAATTCGGTGACAGCACAAATCCTCTCCTTGTCTCCGTCAGGTCAGGCGCTAAGGTCTCCATGCCTGGAATGATGGATACGGTGCTTAATGTAGGTTTAAATGACTCGACGGTACAGGGACTTGCGAGGAAGTCAGACAACGAGAGGTTTGCCTATGATGCCTACAGGCGCTTTATAACTATGTTCGGCAGCGTGGTTATGGGGGTGGAGCGGTCTAAATTCGAGGATATACTGGATGAGAAGAAAGATGCAATCAAGGTAAAGGAAGATACAGGTCTTGATGCTGAGGCGCTGAAGGATGTTGTGGCAAGATATAAGAAACTTGTGAAAAAGGATGCCGGGCGGGATTTTCCTATGGACCCCCTGGAGCAGTTGAGGATGGCGATAAACGCTGTCTTTGATTCATGGTATGCCCAGCGTGCAATTACATACAGAAGGATCCACAATTTGCCGGAAAACATGGGGACAGCGGCAAATATAGTTGCCATGGTGTTCGGAAATATGGGAGAGACGTCAGGAACAGGCGTGGCGTTCACACGCGACCCTAACTCAGGCGAGAAGAGATTCTTTGGCGAATGTCTTATGAATGCGCAGGGTGAGGACGTTGTCGCCGGCATCAGGACGCCTTTTCCAATAGATGAGTTGAAGAGGCTTGCTCCTGCAGCCTATGACGAGTTGATGGATATCTATAAGAAACTCGAGAAGCATTATAAAGAGATGCTTGATATAGAGTTTACCATTCAGGAGGGCACACTCTACATGCTTCAGACAAGGAGCGGCAAAAGGACTGCTGCTGCCGCCATCAGGATTGCAGTAGAAATGGTTGAAGAGGGGCTTATAGATAAAGATACCGCAATTATGAGGATAAACCCTGATCAACTGGATCAGTTACTGCATCCCATGATTGACCCTGATGCAAAACTGGATGTGATTGCAAAGGGACTTCCGGCCTCGCCCGGAGCAGCAGTCGGCCGCGCCGTGTTTACAGCGGAAGATGCAGAGAGGATGGCGCGGGAAGGTGAGCGCTGCGTGCTGGTCAGGATGGAGACCTCGCCGGAGGATATAGGCGGCATGCATGCGGCAGAGGGTATACTTACTTCGCGCGGCGGCATGACTTCACATGCAGCTGTAGTGGCGAGAGGCATGGGCAAGCCGTGCGTCGTAGGGTGCAGTGACATTCAGGTTAAGGAGAAGGACAAGTACTTCAGGGCCAATGACCATATTGTCAGGGAAGGTGACTATATTACGATAAATGGTTCTACAGGAGAGACGATCATAGGGGAAGTTGGCCTAATAAAGCCCAAATTAAGTGATAGTTTTGCGGCCATGATGAAGTGGGTTGATAAGATACGCAAGTTGAAGGTGCGTACAAACGCAGATACTCCTCACGATGCGCAGGTTGCAAGGGATTTCGGTGCTGAGGGGATAGGCCTCTGCAGGACAGAGCATATGTTTTTTGAGCCTGACCGTATAAAGGCTGTCAGGGAGATGATCCTTGCTGATGACACCGACGGGAGAAAAAAGGCCCTGGCAAAGATCCTTCCGATGCAGAAGGGAGACTTCACGGAAATATTCAGGGTGATGAAAGGGCTCCCGGTTACAATAAGATTGCTCGATCCCCCCCTGCATGAGTTTTTGCCTCACACAGAGCAGGAGATTGATGAGCTTTCACGGGATATGGGGGTGCCGCCTGACCGCCTGGCGGCAAAGAATAAGACATTATATGAATTTAATCCAATGCTTGGACACAGGGGATGCAGGCTTGGCATTACCTTCCCTGAGATTTATGAAATGCAGGCCAGGGCGATATTTGAGGCGGCATGTGAACTTGAATGTGAAGGGGTACCGGTCATTCCGGAAGTGATGGTACCTCTTGTCGGTTACCCGAAGGAACTTCAGAGACTGAAAGAGATGATTGATATCGTTGCCGCTGAAGTGATGAAGGGTTACAAAGTCAGGATAAAATATCAGGTAGGGACGATGATAGAACTTCCACGGGCGGCGCTCGTGGCTGATGAGATTGCAGGACATGCGGAGTTCTTTTCGTTTGGAACCAATGACCTTACACAGACGACTCTTGGTTTGAGCAGGGATGATTCCGGTAAGTTCCTCCCTGTATATGTAGAGAAAGGGATATTTGATGCTGACCCCTTTGTTTCGCTCGATCAGGATGGAGTAGGGCAGCTTGTAAAGATAGGGATCGAGAAGGGCCGTTCTGTAAAGTCTAATCTCAAAGTGGGAATTTGCGGTGAGCATGGCGGCGATCCAAGGTCAGTTGAGTTCTGCCACAGGGCTGGCATGGACTATGTAAGTTGTTCTCCTTATCGTGTTCCTATAGCAAGGTTTGCAGCAGCTCAGGCGGTAATAAAAAGCAAGTAG
- the ribD gene encoding bifunctional diaminohydroxyphosphoribosylaminopyrimidine deaminase/5-amino-6-(5-phosphoribosylamino)uracil reductase RibD, translated as MGSQDEKYMRMALTLAKRGLGMTSPNPMVGAVVVNNGRVAGRGYHNGPGQLHAEAVAIKESGSEAQGSTLYVNLEPCCHTDKRTPPCTKEIIRAGVKRVVAGMKDPNPLVNGRGVIELTDAGITVDKDVLLNDALRLNEIYSKFITSNIPFVILKSATSLDGKIALASGESKWITGKVARRYAHKLRSMVDAVMVGIGTVIADDPTLNVRHVKNKGRQPLRIIVDSKLRIPLKSRVLDVSTGQQTMVVTTGQVPAGKLKELEELGIRTMKIPLSPPFSKGEISSPSLKKGGEGGFEPGFSSGDEKVDLQSLMHLLGSTGITSVLIEGGSEINASALREGIVDKVVLFYSARIIGGRDSVGIVGGRSPKSLDESVFLKDIGIKKIDKDIMLEGYVVK; from the coding sequence ATGGGTTCTCAGGATGAGAAATACATGCGTATGGCTCTGACTCTTGCCAAAAGAGGGCTTGGCATGACAAGTCCCAATCCAATGGTAGGGGCTGTTGTAGTTAACAATGGCAGGGTGGCCGGGAGGGGATATCATAATGGTCCGGGCCAGTTGCATGCCGAGGCAGTTGCTATAAAAGAGAGTGGCAGTGAAGCGCAGGGTTCAACCCTCTATGTAAACCTTGAACCATGCTGTCATACTGATAAAAGAACCCCGCCGTGCACTAAGGAGATTATCAGGGCCGGGGTGAAAAGGGTTGTCGCAGGGATGAAAGACCCAAACCCGCTGGTCAACGGCAGGGGGGTTATTGAACTTACAGATGCCGGTATCACCGTAGATAAGGATGTCCTCCTGAATGATGCATTAAGGCTAAATGAGATATATTCGAAGTTCATCACCTCCAATATCCCATTTGTCATCTTAAAATCTGCCACAAGCCTTGACGGAAAGATTGCCCTCGCATCAGGCGAATCGAAATGGATCACAGGGAAGGTTGCAAGACGTTACGCACACAAGCTTAGATCAATGGTGGATGCTGTTATGGTAGGTATTGGTACTGTGATTGCTGATGATCCAACACTGAACGTCCGGCATGTTAAGAACAAAGGCCGGCAACCCCTGAGGATAATAGTGGATTCAAAGTTGAGGATACCACTTAAGTCCAGAGTGCTTGACGTAAGTACTGGACAGCAGACTATGGTTGTGACAACAGGACAAGTACCTGCGGGTAAATTAAAGGAACTTGAAGAGCTTGGTATACGGACGATGAAAATCCCCCTTAGTCCCCCTTTTTCAAAGGGGGAAATTAGTTCCCCCTCTTTGAAAAAGGGGGGAGAGGGTGGATTTGAACCGGGATTTTCAAGTGGAGATGAAAAAGTAGACCTGCAATCACTTATGCACCTGCTTGGCAGCACAGGCATTACCAGCGTCCTCATAGAAGGTGGATCAGAGATTAATGCCTCAGCGCTCAGAGAGGGGATTGTAGACAAAGTTGTGTTATTCTATTCTGCAAGGATAATCGGCGGCCGGGACTCTGTTGGAATAGTCGGCGGACGTTCTCCGAAGAGCCTTGATGAGTCAGTATTTCTGAAGGACATAGGCATCAAAAAGATAGATAAAGACATCATGCTTGAAGGTTATGTTGTAAAGTAG
- a CDS encoding riboflavin synthase, whose protein sequence is MFTGIIEELGSVKGVRRQSDGMRLSVTATVIMDGMRKGESIAVNGACLTVTEFDRYSFIADVSGETVKRTNLGKLRTGDKVNLERPMKLSDRLGGHMISGHVDGTGTIRALEKRGGMSIFTFEAPSEIQRYLIVKGSVAIDGISLTVNEIKGNRFTVTIIPHTAEMTTLGFKNIGDAVNLEADMIGKYVENFLRTRISS, encoded by the coding sequence ATGTTTACAGGCATTATAGAAGAACTCGGTTCAGTAAAAGGTGTCAGAAGGCAGTCAGACGGAATGCGCCTGTCTGTAACGGCAACGGTTATCATGGATGGGATGCGGAAAGGTGAGAGCATTGCCGTAAACGGCGCATGCCTCACTGTAACAGAGTTCGATAGATATTCATTCATAGCCGATGTCTCAGGCGAGACAGTAAAAAGGACAAATCTTGGAAAGCTTCGGACTGGCGACAAGGTTAATCTCGAGCGTCCGATGAAACTGTCAGACAGGCTTGGAGGCCATATGATATCAGGTCATGTTGATGGGACAGGCACCATAAGAGCTCTTGAAAAGAGGGGCGGGATGTCAATATTTACCTTTGAAGCGCCGTCCGAGATTCAGCGATACCTCATTGTCAAAGGTTCCGTGGCAATTGATGGCATAAGCCTCACAGTCAACGAGATTAAAGGAAACAGGTTTACAGTAACGATCATTCCCCATACAGCAGAAATGACCACCCTCGGATTTAAAAATATCGGAGACGCCGTCAATTTAGAGGCAGACATGATAGGCAAATACGTGGAAAATTTCCTCAGAACTCGTATCTCATCGTAG
- a CDS encoding outer membrane lipoprotein-sorting protein, whose product MTKYLGLFLLVMLSITVSPALLRAEDAADIIRKSQDAFFAQGKDMQARVKMTLLSKSGQQRLRELTMLRKNGIGGEQKYFMYFHNPADVRGTSFIVYKYPGRDDDRWIFIPAINLVNRIAAKDSRSSFVGSDFTYEDVSGRDPEADTYKYVREDTIQGKPCHVIESTPKNPAEYTRKLSWVDKATYLPLKDEYYDVQGSLYKVFTADKVEINGGFPTVTKRSMENIKSGHKTEVVFENVSYNVGIGDDVFSERYLRKPSEKWIK is encoded by the coding sequence ATGACGAAATATCTTGGATTGTTTTTGCTGGTTATGCTTTCTATTACTGTCAGTCCGGCTTTGCTCAGGGCAGAGGATGCTGCTGACATCATCAGGAAATCTCAGGACGCATTTTTTGCACAGGGGAAGGACATGCAGGCAAGGGTGAAGATGACACTGTTGTCCAAATCCGGTCAGCAGAGACTCAGAGAACTGACCATGCTGCGCAAAAACGGAATAGGGGGAGAACAGAAATATTTCATGTATTTTCACAATCCTGCTGATGTTCGCGGGACATCGTTTATTGTCTATAAATATCCAGGCAGGGATGATGACAGGTGGATATTCATACCTGCCATTAATCTTGTAAACCGCATCGCTGCAAAGGACAGCAGGTCAAGCTTCGTCGGCTCGGATTTCACATATGAAGATGTGTCAGGCCGAGACCCAGAGGCAGATACCTATAAGTATGTGAGGGAAGACACTATTCAGGGAAAGCCGTGTCATGTTATAGAGAGCACTCCAAAGAATCCTGCAGAATATACCAGGAAGCTTTCATGGGTTGACAAGGCGACCTACCTTCCCCTGAAGGATGAATATTACGATGTACAGGGCTCGTTGTATAAAGTTTTTACCGCAGATAAGGTTGAAATAAACGGCGGTTTTCCAACAGTGACTAAGAGGAGCATGGAAAATATCAAGAGCGGACATAAGACAGAAGTCGTATTTGAAAACGTATCCTACAATGTCGGTATTGGTGATGATGTGTTTTCGGAGAGGTATTTAAGGAAGCCTTCTGAGAAGTGGATAAAGTGA
- a CDS encoding MMPL family transporter, whose amino-acid sequence MPSKLTELAVERPGSTVAFVIILTLIFFSQFPKILIDTDPRNMLPETSPVRVYNDQMESLFALHRDTIVLGIENPAGLFNTATLERVARFTDAIMRIKGVVIPDVMSLTTADNVLSENGQLIVRPVMDHVPQSEDEMTRLRDEIYDNPMLIGRLVSDDRTTTAIYVPLEEGADAKVIADSIRNIVSGEKGAERYYVAGDPVARDTFGHNMFMQMGIFSPIAGFIMMIALYIMFRNIMLVAAMMSVAFFSIIWSMGLLIGLGFPVHIMSSMIPVFLMAISTDSVHIFNEFYFRLREVKNKKQAILETLAVVGPSVRYTALATAAGFGVLVIMHIIPVKVFGVFVAFGTIVIRLMSFSFIPALMMLTSDRKLMAMAERENEESGSGSKWLRRLGETGYRRSWIVITVGIVMIAIAITGLMRIRVNNNMVSWFKKGSDIRQADSVMNSLLAGTASAYIVAESSIPGAMKEPANLAAIEKLQKELEGLPVVGKTTSIADIVRRVNKVLHGNSPEYDTLPQSSDEIAQYLFLFGMSAKPRDLENVVTADYDKANIFLQLKTWDAVAMRDVLNKIEEFKSSRPDLDIAFKPAGISYFNMVWNDEVLFDMMKGFILALIAVFIILVINFRSVRWGLISYIPLLFTIIIIYGFVGFIGKDFDMPVSVLSAMSLGMAVDFAIHFIRRFQQRYEEDRDIEKALLWTAARPGKGIIRNAILFASAFSVMIFAPLTPYVTVGLFIAGMMAISSLMTILFIPAIIRVFGRWVV is encoded by the coding sequence ATGCCTTCTAAGCTGACGGAACTTGCAGTTGAAAGACCCGGATCAACTGTTGCCTTTGTAATAATTCTGACACTAATCTTCTTTTCCCAGTTTCCAAAGATATTGATTGATACAGATCCCAGGAACATGCTGCCTGAGACATCACCTGTCCGGGTCTACAACGATCAGATGGAATCTCTCTTCGCACTTCACAGGGACACAATCGTACTTGGAATTGAAAACCCGGCAGGCCTGTTCAACACGGCAACGCTCGAACGGGTAGCACGATTTACAGACGCTATTATGCGGATTAAAGGCGTTGTTATACCTGATGTCATGAGTCTTACAACCGCAGATAATGTCCTGTCTGAGAATGGACAGTTGATAGTAAGACCTGTAATGGATCACGTGCCTCAATCTGAAGACGAGATGACAAGACTCCGGGATGAGATATATGACAATCCAATGCTTATCGGCCGGCTCGTCTCTGACGACAGGACAACAACTGCCATATATGTCCCTCTCGAAGAGGGGGCGGATGCCAAAGTCATTGCCGACAGTATCAGAAATATTGTAAGCGGTGAAAAGGGGGCCGAGCGCTATTACGTAGCAGGTGATCCGGTGGCGCGGGACACCTTTGGCCATAATATGTTCATGCAAATGGGTATCTTCTCCCCGATAGCCGGATTCATCATGATGATCGCACTCTATATCATGTTCCGCAATATCATGCTTGTTGCAGCCATGATGTCTGTCGCATTTTTCAGCATTATATGGAGCATGGGACTCCTCATTGGACTTGGGTTTCCAGTGCACATCATGAGTTCCATGATACCCGTATTTCTCATGGCCATATCTACAGACAGCGTTCATATTTTCAATGAATTCTATTTCAGGCTCAGGGAGGTCAAAAATAAAAAGCAGGCTATTCTGGAAACACTTGCCGTCGTTGGACCATCAGTCAGATATACTGCACTCGCAACAGCCGCCGGTTTTGGCGTCCTTGTCATAATGCATATCATACCTGTGAAGGTATTCGGGGTATTTGTGGCATTCGGCACAATTGTCATAAGACTGATGAGCTTCAGCTTTATACCGGCCCTGATGATGCTTACCAGTGACAGGAAACTTATGGCCATGGCAGAGCGGGAAAATGAAGAGTCCGGGAGCGGCTCCAAATGGCTTAGACGGCTGGGGGAAACAGGTTACCGGAGGTCCTGGATTGTCATTACTGTCGGCATCGTAATGATTGCAATAGCCATAACTGGGTTAATGCGGATACGGGTAAACAACAACATGGTCTCATGGTTTAAGAAAGGTAGCGACATTAGGCAGGCAGACAGTGTAATGAACAGCCTGCTTGCGGGCACAGCCTCTGCGTACATAGTAGCAGAATCATCGATACCTGGTGCCATGAAGGAGCCTGCAAACCTCGCTGCAATCGAGAAACTTCAGAAAGAACTGGAAGGGCTTCCTGTCGTTGGCAAGACGACTTCCATAGCAGACATAGTCAGGAGGGTAAACAAGGTTCTGCACGGCAACTCCCCGGAATATGACACCCTTCCTCAATCATCTGATGAAATAGCACAATATCTGTTTCTGTTCGGCATGTCTGCAAAACCACGGGACCTCGAAAATGTAGTAACCGCTGATTATGACAAGGCAAACATATTTCTGCAGCTAAAGACATGGGATGCCGTTGCCATGCGGGATGTACTGAACAAGATAGAAGAATTTAAGTCGTCAAGGCCGGATCTGGACATAGCATTTAAACCTGCCGGTATATCATACTTCAACATGGTCTGGAATGATGAGGTCCTGTTTGACATGATGAAGGGATTCATCCTGGCCCTTATTGCAGTATTTATAATACTGGTGATTAATTTCAGGTCAGTCAGGTGGGGGTTGATAAGCTACATCCCCCTGCTGTTTACAATCATAATCATATACGGCTTCGTCGGATTCATCGGGAAGGACTTTGACATGCCTGTTTCGGTGTTGTCCGCCATGTCATTAGGCATGGCAGTGGATTTTGCCATCCACTTCATCAGGAGGTTTCAGCAGAGATACGAAGAAGACAGGGATATAGAGAAGGCGCTTTTATGGACAGCGGCAAGACCCGGAAAGGGGATTATAAGGAATGCCATTCTCTTCGCCTCGGCATTTTCTGTAATGATTTTTGCGCCCCTGACCCCATATGTAACAGTTGGTCTTTTTATTGCCGGCATGATGGCTATCAGTTCTCTTATGACGATACTTTTCATACCTGCCATTATCCGGGTGTTTGGCAGGTGGGTGGTTTAG